The following are encoded together in the Gilvimarinus sp. DA14 genome:
- a CDS encoding ectoine synthase, with product MIVRRLKDAEKSDRKIVSEGWDSTRLALRNDNMGFSFHITTIYRDAELHLHYQNHLESVYCVSGYGSIEDLATGEVHTIEPGTIYLLDQHDKHILRAEEEMKMACVFNPPLHGKEVHNAEGAYELDAEEVKG from the coding sequence ATGATTGTTAGACGCTTAAAAGACGCAGAAAAAAGCGATCGCAAAATTGTTTCCGAGGGCTGGGATAGCACCCGCTTGGCCTTGCGCAACGACAACATGGGCTTTTCGTTCCACATTACCACTATTTACCGCGATGCGGAGTTGCATCTGCACTATCAAAACCATCTGGAATCTGTGTACTGCGTCAGTGGTTACGGCTCCATTGAAGATCTGGCCACCGGCGAAGTGCACACCATTGAGCCGGGTACCATTTATTTGCTGGATCAGCACGACAAGCATATTTTGCGCGCCGAAGAAGAAATGAAAATGGCCTGCGTATTTAACCCGCCTTTGCACGGTAAAGAAGTTCATAATGCCGAAGGCGCCTACGAATTAGATGCCGAGGAGGTTAAAGGCTAA
- a CDS encoding aspartate kinase: protein MSHTVEKIGGTSMSQYEAVRDNVILKGNNSTDIYNRVFVVSAYGGMTDLLLENKKNGKPGVYGLFASTSDDEDWHQAFGEVRSEMFAINESLFGQTELGDKANEFIAQRLEDAERVLKDLERLCQHGHFELQAHLFTVREMLASLGEAHSAWNMAHLLKRDGINARFVDLSGWQADQAETLDDMINKAFADVDYASELAIATGYTHCDKGLMATFDRGYSEMTFSRIAVLTGARESIIHKEYHLSSADPRLVGADKVVPIGRTNYDVADQLANLGMEAIHPRAAKGLRQADIPLRVMNTFEPEHAGTLITGDYVSDTPRVEIIAGRRRVYSIELFDQDMMGSIEKYDSGILKTIARFKAHVVSKDINANTITHYVGANLKTVNRIRRELEELYPDAEINTRKVAVVSAIGSDMKVPGMLAKTVSALSEVNISILAMHQSIRQVDMQFILDEDDYDLAVQSLHRCLIEVHNHGEAICAA, encoded by the coding sequence ATGAGTCATACAGTAGAGAAAATTGGCGGCACCTCCATGAGTCAGTATGAGGCGGTGCGTGACAATGTGATTTTAAAAGGCAATAACAGCACCGATATTTACAACAGGGTTTTTGTTGTTTCGGCCTATGGTGGCATGACGGATTTGCTGCTGGAGAACAAAAAAAATGGCAAGCCCGGGGTGTATGGACTGTTTGCCAGCACCAGTGACGATGAAGATTGGCATCAGGCATTTGGCGAAGTGCGCAGTGAGATGTTTGCCATCAATGAATCACTGTTCGGGCAGACCGAGCTCGGTGATAAAGCCAATGAGTTTATCGCTCAGCGCCTAGAAGATGCCGAGCGAGTGCTGAAAGATCTGGAGCGGTTATGCCAGCACGGTCACTTTGAACTGCAAGCCCATTTGTTTACTGTACGTGAAATGCTTGCCAGCCTCGGCGAGGCGCACAGCGCCTGGAATATGGCACACCTGCTAAAGCGTGACGGTATTAATGCCCGCTTCGTGGATTTATCAGGCTGGCAGGCGGATCAGGCCGAGACCTTGGACGACATGATTAACAAGGCGTTTGCCGATGTGGATTATGCCAGCGAACTGGCGATCGCCACTGGTTATACCCATTGCGACAAGGGCCTGATGGCAACCTTTGATCGCGGCTACAGTGAAATGACCTTTAGTCGTATCGCGGTGCTAACCGGTGCGCGTGAGTCTATCATTCACAAGGAGTATCACCTGAGTAGCGCAGATCCTCGTTTGGTGGGGGCTGATAAAGTCGTACCCATAGGTCGCACCAACTATGATGTGGCCGACCAACTGGCGAATTTGGGGATGGAGGCCATTCATCCTCGTGCGGCAAAAGGGTTGCGTCAGGCGGATATTCCGCTGCGGGTAATGAACACCTTTGAGCCGGAGCACGCCGGCACCCTGATTACAGGCGATTATGTGAGCGATACGCCCCGGGTAGAAATTATTGCCGGACGTCGCCGGGTTTATTCCATTGAGCTGTTTGATCAGGATATGATGGGCAGCATCGAAAAGTACGATTCAGGTATTTTAAAAACCATTGCCCGCTTCAAAGCCCATGTGGTGAGTAAAGATATCAACGCCAATACCATTACTCACTATGTCGGGGCTAACTTGAAAACGGTAAATCGTATTCGCCGCGAACTGGAAGAGTTGTATCCCGATGCCGAAATCAACACCCGCAAGGTGGCGGTTGTGTCGGCGATTGGCAGCGATATGAAAGTGCCGGGTATGCTGGCTAAAACCGTATCGGCTTTATCTGAGGTCAATATTAGTATTCTCGCCATGCATCAGTCGATTCGTCAGGTGGATATGCAGTTTATTCTCGACGAAGACGATTACGATCTGGCCGTACAAAGCCTGCACCGCTGCTTGATTGAGGTGCACAATCACGGAGAGGCCATATGCGCTGCCTAA
- a CDS encoding tetratricopeptide repeat protein produces the protein MRCLNTVVLFLALAFASAFSLAQENSEANTAEVSEADARARVESLQEPLYNPFVERYVLDELKQLRSEMAQQRVELTEKIVDRQVESIDRGVNYATNTITYFFYLIAGVSSILVLVGWTSVRDIKERMNKIADEEVGKLVSTYEKRLEAIEKQLTQKTRHIDANREEIERTQEVHALWLRAAQETMPANKIAVYDQILDVRPLDCEALTYKADEVLELGEVQWAINLCQQALAIDADNAHAFYQLACAKTMLGNYDQAIHYLSETLERSESYRETMMDDPALEPLHELPEFKQLLTSSTAEANS, from the coding sequence ATGCGCTGCCTAAATACGGTGGTGTTATTTTTGGCGCTGGCTTTTGCCAGCGCTTTTTCGTTGGCACAGGAAAACTCTGAGGCCAATACTGCCGAGGTTTCTGAGGCTGATGCCCGCGCTCGGGTAGAGAGCTTGCAAGAGCCTTTATACAACCCCTTTGTCGAGCGTTATGTGCTGGACGAGCTCAAGCAGCTGCGCAGCGAAATGGCGCAGCAGCGGGTTGAATTGACAGAGAAAATTGTCGATCGGCAGGTCGAGTCCATCGACCGTGGGGTTAATTACGCCACCAATACCATCACCTACTTTTTCTATTTGATCGCCGGGGTCAGCTCCATTCTGGTTTTGGTTGGCTGGACATCGGTGCGCGACATCAAAGAGCGGATGAACAAAATTGCCGATGAAGAAGTCGGTAAGCTGGTGAGTACCTATGAAAAGCGCCTGGAGGCCATTGAGAAACAGCTGACCCAGAAAACTCGCCACATCGATGCCAACCGGGAAGAGATTGAACGGACCCAGGAGGTGCACGCGCTCTGGTTGCGGGCTGCGCAAGAAACCATGCCGGCTAACAAAATTGCCGTGTACGATCAAATTCTGGATGTACGGCCGCTAGACTGCGAGGCCTTGACCTACAAAGCCGATGAGGTGCTGGAGTTGGGTGAAGTGCAGTGGGCGATTAATTTGTGTCAGCAGGCCCTGGCTATTGACGCCGATAACGCCCACGCTTTTTATCAGCTCGCTTGTGCCAAAACCATGCTGGGCAACTACGATCAGGCCATTCACTACCTCAGTGAAACCCTAGAGCGCTCTGAGAGCTATCGTGAAACCATGATGGACGACCCGGCTCTGGAGCCATTGCACGAGCTGCCCGAATTCAAGCAGCTACTTACCTCCAGCACGGCGGAAGCCAACAGCTAA
- the uvrB gene encoding excinuclease ABC subunit UvrB: MTKQFSVESAFQPAGDQPTAIAELTEGLESGLAHQTLLGVTGSGKTFSIAHVVARAQRPTLVMAHNKTLAAQLYGEFKEFFPHNAVEYFVSYYDYYQPEAYVPSSDTFIEKDASVNEHIEQMRLSATKALMERKDAIVIATVSAIYGLGDPESYLKMILHLVRGDRIDQRKILRRLAELQYTRNDMDFQRATYRVRGDVIDIFPADSEFEAVRVELFDDEIEQISIFDPLTGEVLSKVPRMTIYPKSHYVTPRERIVQAIEDIKVELDERLKQLRDNDKLVEAQRLEQRTRYDLEMMQELGYCNGIENYSRYLSGRDPGEAPPTLFDYLPAESLLVIDESHVTVPQIGAMYKGDRSRKETLVEYGFRLPSALDNRPMRFDEWEARAPQMIFVSATPGPYENEHAGQVVEQVVRPTGLVDPQVEIRPASTQVDDVLSELKRRVEADERVLITVLTKRMAEDLTEYLTEQGVRVRYLHSDIDTVERVEIIRDLRLGEFDVLVGINLLREGLDMPEVSLVAIFDADKEGFLRSDRSLIQTIGRAARNVNGKAILYADRITGSMQRALDETERRREKQIQHNLEHGITPQGIRKNVADILEGAQVPGAGLKGRRKSDKRGASETVVIAEGGDVFKHIERLENEMMKAAKDLEFEKAAALRDQIQTLKHQAAG; encoded by the coding sequence ATGACTAAACAATTCTCGGTCGAGAGCGCTTTCCAGCCCGCCGGCGATCAGCCCACCGCAATTGCCGAGCTGACTGAGGGGCTGGAGTCGGGGCTCGCCCATCAAACTCTGCTAGGGGTTACCGGTTCAGGTAAGACCTTCTCTATTGCCCATGTGGTGGCCCGCGCCCAGCGGCCCACTCTGGTCATGGCGCACAACAAAACTCTGGCGGCACAGTTGTACGGGGAGTTTAAAGAGTTCTTTCCTCATAACGCCGTAGAGTATTTTGTCTCCTACTACGATTATTATCAGCCCGAGGCCTATGTGCCTTCGTCGGATACCTTTATTGAAAAAGACGCCTCGGTCAACGAACACATCGAACAGATGCGCCTGTCTGCCACTAAGGCTTTGATGGAGCGCAAAGACGCCATCGTGATCGCCACTGTGTCGGCTATTTACGGCTTGGGTGACCCCGAGTCTTACCTGAAAATGATTTTGCATCTGGTGCGCGGCGACCGTATAGATCAGAGAAAAATTCTCCGGCGCCTGGCCGAGCTGCAATACACCCGTAACGATATGGATTTTCAGCGCGCCACTTATCGGGTGCGCGGTGATGTGATTGATATTTTTCCGGCCGACTCAGAATTTGAAGCGGTGAGGGTAGAGCTGTTTGACGATGAGATCGAGCAGATATCTATTTTCGATCCTCTCACCGGCGAGGTGCTTAGCAAAGTGCCTCGCATGACCATCTATCCCAAATCCCACTATGTGACTCCGCGCGAGCGAATTGTTCAGGCTATTGAAGATATCAAAGTTGAGCTGGATGAAAGGCTCAAGCAGCTGCGCGACAATGACAAGCTGGTGGAGGCGCAGCGACTAGAGCAGCGCACTCGCTACGATTTGGAGATGATGCAGGAGCTCGGCTATTGCAACGGCATTGAAAACTACTCGCGCTATCTGTCGGGCCGAGATCCAGGTGAAGCTCCGCCCACACTGTTCGATTACCTGCCAGCAGAGTCGCTGTTAGTGATTGACGAATCTCATGTTACCGTGCCGCAAATAGGTGCTATGTACAAAGGTGATCGCTCGCGCAAAGAAACTCTGGTGGAGTATGGCTTTCGTTTGCCGTCGGCCCTCGACAATCGCCCAATGCGCTTTGATGAATGGGAGGCGAGGGCGCCGCAGATGATCTTTGTCTCGGCCACTCCCGGCCCCTACGAAAACGAGCACGCCGGACAGGTGGTAGAGCAGGTAGTGCGCCCCACGGGGCTGGTGGATCCGCAAGTGGAGATCCGGCCGGCCTCAACGCAGGTGGATGATGTTTTGTCGGAGCTAAAGCGCCGGGTCGAAGCCGATGAGCGGGTGTTAATTACCGTGCTTACTAAGCGTATGGCGGAAGATTTAACTGAGTATCTGACCGAGCAAGGTGTTCGAGTACGCTACCTGCACTCGGATATCGATACCGTCGAACGAGTGGAAATTATACGCGACCTGCGTCTCGGTGAGTTCGACGTACTGGTGGGCATTAACCTGTTGCGCGAGGGGCTGGATATGCCCGAAGTGTCACTGGTGGCTATTTTCGATGCCGATAAAGAGGGTTTTCTGCGCTCTGATCGCTCGCTTATTCAAACCATTGGTCGGGCCGCGCGCAACGTGAACGGTAAAGCTATTCTCTACGCCGATCGTATTACCGGCTCGATGCAGCGCGCTTTGGATGAAACCGAACGTCGTCGCGAAAAACAAATTCAGCACAATCTGGAGCATGGCATTACGCCCCAGGGTATTCGTAAAAATGTGGCGGATATTCTCGAAGGCGCGCAAGTGCCAGGAGCAGGTCTGAAAGGCCGTCGCAAGTCGGATAAACGCGGCGCCTCCGAAACCGTTGTGATCGCCGAGGGCGGCGATGTGTTTAAGCACATTGAGCGTTTGGAAAACGAAATGATGAAAGCGGCCAAAGATCTCGAGTTTGAAAAAGCCGCTGCGCTGCGCGATCAGATTCAAACTCTCAAGCATCAGGCGGCCGGCTAG
- a CDS encoding bifunctional serine/threonine-protein kinase/formylglycine-generating enzyme family protein: MQIPGYRIIRKINHGGMSTVYLAIQESVGRVVALKVMSPALNGDPSFSERFQREANIVGQLSHPHIVSIYDIGKHDNLNYIAMDYLPGGSIHDKMLAGIDAAAALKILKEIGAALDHAHEKGYVHRDIKPENVLFRDDGSAVLTDFGVARAQSLNSRATHAGTVVGTPHYMSPEQTRGKAVDARSDLYSLGIVFYEMLTGAVPYQGEEAVAIALKHLASPLPTLPAQYIRFQPILDKLLDKDPAKRYQQGRELVSDIDLLQLQMREQGNDFLSSSGSIASQLGNLLNVLLRRTQSGLKNTLNTSASLLGSMRFSKARGFYRQQAQQQDSGDRLTQQNTLVATKVHPQLQSNGWLLAWRELPLRHRQAIVAACGVCVIALILLIWQGSASQIDSNPPAVVQVNEPTSGQSSPLSSAASQAQSSSAASAVMSTQDQQQVNRPTFAPQGQDQPVASFANPPTAELNTLSSVDAAQSSPAREAVAQSLGKASAAPAVEGRGEPGGFNATQLSVPANINPEQTGPKQNDRSAQASTDSPSDKASFTLTVQATPANARVRIMNIREKYRDGIALPPGSYQIEVTAPGHRRYLRWTQLKDQNLELPVTLSPSREPGSEFQDSLASGGKGPLMTVIPAGRFNMGGPETSASPIHPVVLDSPIAVSKYEITFAEYERFARHQSMPLPGDNRWGREQRPVINVSWEEAQLYAQWLSQQTGKNYRLPTEAEWEYAAKAGKNTAYWWGDNPEDAGGKANCRRHCDSEYTGLFRGETAPVGSFAANEFGLYDTAGNVAEWVADCYRDNYDNATTATTAYQQENCPARVVRGGSMNDDAEAVNTYSRRFQPQHTYHTDIGIRLVVEEF, translated from the coding sequence ATGCAGATTCCTGGCTACAGAATAATTCGCAAAATAAATCACGGCGGCATGTCTACCGTATACCTGGCTATTCAGGAAAGCGTCGGCCGCGTAGTGGCCCTGAAGGTAATGTCACCGGCGCTCAATGGGGACCCCAGCTTTAGCGAACGCTTTCAGCGCGAGGCCAATATCGTGGGCCAATTGTCGCACCCACACATTGTCTCGATTTACGATATCGGCAAGCACGACAATTTGAATTACATCGCCATGGATTACCTGCCAGGCGGGTCAATTCACGACAAAATGCTCGCCGGCATTGACGCTGCCGCGGCTTTGAAAATTTTAAAGGAAATTGGCGCAGCGCTGGATCACGCGCACGAAAAGGGTTACGTGCACCGGGATATCAAACCAGAGAACGTATTGTTCCGCGACGACGGTTCAGCCGTACTCACCGATTTTGGTGTAGCAAGGGCTCAGTCATTAAACTCACGCGCAACCCACGCGGGTACCGTAGTGGGTACGCCGCATTACATGAGCCCAGAACAAACCCGCGGTAAAGCCGTGGATGCGCGCTCAGACCTTTATAGTCTGGGCATAGTATTTTACGAAATGCTCACCGGCGCAGTCCCCTATCAGGGCGAAGAAGCGGTAGCCATTGCCCTCAAACACCTGGCCTCACCACTCCCCACACTTCCTGCCCAGTACATTCGTTTTCAGCCGATATTGGACAAACTGCTGGATAAAGACCCGGCCAAGCGCTACCAGCAAGGCCGTGAGCTGGTCAGCGACATTGACCTGCTGCAACTGCAAATGCGCGAGCAAGGCAATGACTTTTTATCCTCGTCCGGTAGTATCGCCAGCCAGTTAGGCAACTTACTCAACGTGCTGCTAAGACGTACCCAATCCGGCTTGAAAAACACGCTAAACACCAGTGCAAGCCTGCTAGGTTCAATGCGCTTTAGCAAAGCGCGCGGCTTCTACCGACAACAGGCACAACAGCAGGATTCCGGCGATCGCCTGACCCAGCAAAACACTCTGGTCGCCACCAAGGTACATCCTCAGCTGCAGAGCAATGGCTGGCTATTGGCCTGGCGAGAATTGCCGCTGCGTCACAGACAGGCGATTGTTGCGGCCTGTGGTGTTTGTGTGATCGCGTTGATCTTGTTGATCTGGCAGGGGTCAGCAAGCCAGATCGATTCTAATCCGCCAGCTGTCGTGCAGGTGAACGAGCCAACTTCCGGCCAGAGTTCACCACTGAGCAGTGCTGCCTCACAAGCGCAGAGCTCCAGCGCGGCGAGTGCAGTCATGTCCACCCAAGATCAGCAACAGGTCAATCGCCCGACATTCGCGCCACAGGGGCAAGACCAACCCGTCGCCTCTTTCGCAAATCCCCCAACTGCAGAGTTAAATACCTTGTCGAGCGTTGACGCGGCACAATCCTCCCCTGCCCGCGAAGCGGTGGCGCAGAGCCTTGGCAAGGCTAGTGCCGCGCCGGCGGTGGAAGGCAGGGGTGAGCCAGGCGGCTTTAATGCCACACAACTTTCTGTCCCTGCAAACATAAACCCGGAACAAACAGGCCCGAAGCAGAATGACCGCTCAGCGCAGGCCAGCACCGATAGCCCTAGCGATAAGGCAAGCTTTACCCTGACGGTACAAGCCACCCCCGCCAACGCACGGGTGCGGATCATGAATATTCGCGAGAAATACCGCGATGGTATTGCCCTGCCTCCCGGGTCATATCAAATCGAAGTCACAGCACCAGGGCATCGGAGATATTTACGCTGGACCCAACTGAAAGACCAGAATCTTGAGCTGCCCGTCACCCTGTCCCCTTCACGCGAGCCAGGCAGTGAATTTCAAGACTCTCTGGCCAGTGGTGGTAAAGGCCCGTTAATGACCGTGATTCCCGCTGGACGGTTTAACATGGGCGGCCCGGAAACCTCAGCCAGCCCCATTCACCCAGTGGTACTGGACAGCCCCATCGCAGTCAGCAAATACGAAATAACCTTCGCCGAATATGAGCGTTTTGCCAGGCATCAATCCATGCCTTTGCCTGGCGATAATCGCTGGGGGCGCGAACAAAGACCCGTGATTAATGTTAGCTGGGAAGAAGCGCAGCTATATGCCCAATGGTTAAGCCAGCAGACCGGCAAAAATTACCGCTTACCCACCGAAGCCGAGTGGGAATACGCTGCCAAGGCCGGTAAAAATACCGCTTACTGGTGGGGGGACAATCCGGAGGACGCCGGCGGCAAAGCCAACTGTCGTCGCCACTGCGACAGCGAGTATACGGGATTGTTTCGCGGTGAGACGGCCCCTGTGGGCAGCTTTGCGGCCAATGAGTTTGGCCTGTACGACACCGCGGGTAATGTCGCCGAATGGGTAGCAGATTGCTACCGCGATAACTATGACAATGCCACCACTGCCACCACAGCTTACCAGCAGGAAAACTGCCCCGCCCGTGTGGTCAGAGGCGGCTCAATGAACGACGATGCCGAGGCTGTGAATACTTATAGCCGCCGTTTTCAACCACAGCATACCTACCACACAGATATTGGCATACGCCTGGTAGTGGAAGAGTTTTAA
- a CDS encoding PP2C family serine/threonine-protein phosphatase encodes MPELDSSSMTNPGSKRSNNEDCFLSLPAQDLWMVADGMGGHDAGEVASAIVRDTLAKYPDLPLSESIQRAHQAILDAAANGIGAEGMGSTIVALKHHGENFEIAWVGDSRAYQFTPELGLQALTTDHSYVQMLLESGAINSIDAESHPDKNIITQCLGSQEMETVRVDSLTRPWQPEQWLLLCSDGLTDELSHAEISAILQRYRTPDQATRELVKAALNAGGRDNITVQVIAAPSQPKPSMRAALAHWVPIFTHSRRLDAIIYTLALLVLFALLYWTIF; translated from the coding sequence ATGCCAGAACTGGATTCAAGCTCGATGACCAATCCGGGCAGCAAGAGAAGCAATAACGAGGACTGCTTCTTAAGCTTGCCCGCTCAGGATTTGTGGATGGTAGCCGACGGCATGGGCGGCCACGACGCCGGTGAAGTAGCCAGTGCCATAGTGCGCGACACCCTCGCCAAGTACCCGGACCTTCCTCTGTCAGAGTCCATCCAACGCGCCCATCAGGCTATTTTAGATGCAGCGGCAAATGGCATAGGCGCCGAGGGCATGGGCTCGACCATTGTAGCCCTCAAACACCACGGCGAGAACTTTGAAATTGCCTGGGTGGGCGACAGTCGCGCCTATCAATTCACCCCCGAGCTGGGCTTGCAGGCACTGACCACCGACCACTCTTATGTTCAAATGCTACTCGAGAGCGGCGCTATTAATTCCATCGATGCCGAGAGTCACCCGGATAAAAACATCATCACGCAGTGTCTCGGCTCGCAGGAAATGGAAACCGTCAGGGTTGATTCACTGACCCGCCCCTGGCAGCCAGAACAATGGTTGCTGTTGTGCAGCGACGGACTAACCGATGAACTTAGCCACGCGGAAATTAGCGCTATTTTACAGCGCTACCGCACCCCAGATCAGGCCACCCGAGAGCTGGTAAAAGCCGCTCTCAATGCCGGTGGCCGGGATAACATTACGGTGCAAGTCATCGCCGCCCCCAGTCAACCCAAACCTAGCATGCGGGCAGCATTGGCACACTGGGTGCCGATATTTACTCATAGCCGCCGTCTGGATGCCATTATCTACACCCTCGCTTTGTTGGTGCTGTTCGCACTGCTTTACTGGACGATTTTCTAA